One Capsicum annuum cultivar UCD-10X-F1 chromosome 2, UCD10Xv1.1, whole genome shotgun sequence genomic window carries:
- the LOC107860499 gene encoding uncharacterized protein LOC107860499, whose amino-acid sequence MVAGLTGRSIPIPSSMATAMSAIFVPPSSLASSNTRKINLTSLNEKLFTPQNFPFRTPKYHSSRSKSPSCSGPNGTVIQVDRNTSELPISVDALHRFIHLNLGNWTGSFHQFDGNGNLMHKITTKLAASSYGEGELMSLLQTLYIKQPPFSGNDDEPEWFEYKIKETNMFTVDKYQQIGFFPKEKAYALRYQTAGMLETVLRQGVLGEDDIGEESPRNLKLPSKRPSIVCENCLYSLEKDRRVRAFHIMDPKGILEMILVFLEERGNGDTIPPLFDNFKEDSKRIMPHLGTWKGHSRTTRTGVYGSTITEADTTATLEMNKDGQLVQDITSTSSASNITTNVHWTGTISQNLVTFDGGYQLTLLPGGIYMGYPSDVAKNVQESTAFHLEFCWLESPGKRQRLIRTYDVEGLAVSSTYIIESKV is encoded by the exons ATGGTGGCGGGACTAACAGGAAGAAGCATCCCAATTCCCTCCTCAATGGCAACGGCTATGTCTGCCATTTTTGTTCCTCCTTCTTCACTCGCTTCCTCCAATACACGAAAAATAAATCTAACTTCATTGAACGAAAAACTATTCACACCTCAAAATTTCCCATTCCGAACTCCCAAGTACCATTCTAGTCGGTCCAAATCACCGTCATGCTCCGGTCCCAACGGCACAGTTATCCAAGTTGATCGGAATACAAGCGAACTACCAATAAGCGTCGACGCTCTTCACCGTTTCATTCACCTCAATTTAGGCAACTGGACCGGCTCTTTCCAT CAATTTGATGGTAATGGCAATTTGATGCATAAGATAACAACGAAGCTTGCCGCGAGCTCTTATGGTGAAGGTGAACTGATGAGTTTATTGCAAAC GTTATACATCAAACAACCTCCTTTTTCTGGTAATGACGATGAACCAGAGTGGTttgaatacaaaatcaaagaGACCAACATGTTTACTGTGGACAAATATCAACAG ATTGGCTTCTTCCCCAAGGAGAAGGCATACGCACTAAGATATCAGACTGCTGGCATGTTAGAGACTGTGTTAAGACAGGGAGTGCTAGGTGAAGATGATATTGGAGAAGAATCACCAAG AAATCTGAAGCTTCCCTCTAAACGGCCTTCTATTGTATGTGAAAATTGTCTTTATTCGCTGGAGAAAGATAGGcgagtgagagcatttcatattATGGACCCAAAGGGGATACTGGAAATGATTCTAGTTTTCCTTGAAGAAAGAGGCAACGGAGATACCATTCCTCCCCTCTTTGACAATTTCAAG GAGGATTCTAAAAGGATTATGCCTCATCTGGGAACTTGGAAAGGTCATTCACGAACAACGCGCACTGGTGTTTATGGATCAACAATTACTGAAGCAGATACTACTGCTACTCTTGAAATGAACAAGGACGGCCAGCTAGTTCAG GATATCACGTCTACTTCTTCTGCGAGTAATATTACAACAAATGTACATTGGACCGGTACCatatcccaaaacctagtgaCTTTTGATGGTGGTTACCAGCTTACTTTGTTGCCTGGGGGCATTTACATGGGTTACCCATCGGATGTTGCCAAGAATGTGCAAGAATCAACAGCATTTCATCTTGAGTTTTGTTGGCTTGAATCGCCGGGTAAGAGACAAAGACTTATTCGCACTTACGATGTAGAGGGCCTGGCTGTTTCATCTACATATATCATCGAGTCCAAAGTCTGA
- the LOC107860497 gene encoding lamin-like protein, with translation MEVVRRRSFSLPTMVVVLTCALLVMLPQVYSVRYIVGSRFGWSNSVNYTNWAKGKHFYNGDWLFFVYDRNQMNVLELNKTDYETCNTDHPLHNWTTGAGRDVVPLNVTKTYYFASGKGYCYGGMKVAIHVEKAPPPPKSAPVRSASSNLLTSLRGQILIPALFATAAVWDAFLLLW, from the exons ATGGAGGTGGTAAGAAGGAGGAGCTTCAGTTTGCCAACAATGGTGGTGGTACTAACTTGCGCCTTGCTCGTTATGCTGCCACAAGTGTACTCAGTTCGTTACATTGTTGGATCAAGATTCGGTTGGAGTAACAGTGTCAATTACACTAATTGGGCTAAGGGCAAACACTTCTACAACGGCGACTGGCTCT TTTTTGTGTACGACAGGAACCAGATGAATGTGCTAGAGCTAAACAAGACAGACTACGAGACCTGCAATACTGATCATCCGCTCCACAATTGGACAACTGGAGCAGGAAGGGATGTTGTTCCGCTCAACGTGACTAAGACCTACTATTTCGCTAGTGGCAAAGGGTACTGCTATGGAGGCATGAAAGTGGCTATTCACGTCGAAAAGGCACCTCCACCACCAAAATCTGCTCCAGTACGCAGCGCTTCGTCAAATTTGCTCACTTCGTTAAGAGGACAGATATTGATACCAGCTCTTTTCGCAACTGCTGCTGTCTGGGATGCATTTCTTCTGCTCTGGTAG
- the LOC107860498 gene encoding lamin-like protein has protein sequence MRSDLLIMITLLGLMKCVASRLVKVGDKHGWDQNVNYTDWAAHYHLYVGDWLNFVFDKHYYSVLEVNQTNYEQCIDSDFITNITRGGRDVFQLTQARPYYFISSGGYCFHGMKLAINVEEPLPASPAPSSSDKSNASPPQIGKHLVAPVLAISTLVWMLLFAQARLS, from the exons ATGAGGTCCGATCTGCTGATCATGATAACGTTGTTAGGCTTGATGAAATGCGTGGCTAGTAGACTTGTCAAGGTGGGCGACAAGCATGGCTGGGACCAGAACGTTAACTATACCGATTGGGCTGCTCATTACCATCTTTACGTTGGCGATTGGCTTA ATTTTGTCTTCGACAAGCACTATTACAGTGTGCTGGAGGTGAATCAGACGAACTATGAGCAGTGTATTGATAGCGATTTCATAACAAACATTACAAGGGGTGGGCGAGATGTTTTTCAGCTAACTCAGGCTAGGCCTTATTACTTTATCAGCAGTGGAGGTTACTGCTTCCATGGAATGAAATTAGCTATAAATGTTGAAGAACCTTTGCCAGCTTCTCCTGCACCTTCTTCATCAGACAAAAGTAATGCTTCTCCACCCCAAATTGGCAAACATTTGGTTGCACCTGTTCTCGCGATTAGCACTCTTGTGTGGATGTTATTGTTTGCTCAAGCTAGGTTGTCATGA
- the LOC107860496 gene encoding lamin-like protein produces the protein MEVVRRRSFGWPLMALMLTCALLVMLPKVYSVRFIVGSRFGWTTFNKVNYTNWVKDKHFYKGDSLFFVYDKHMMNVLELNKTDYEQCNTGHPLHNWTTGTGRDIVPLDTTKTYYFASGYGFCYGGMKVAIHVEKAPLPSKAAPVHSGSTNYIAYHGFSG, from the exons ATGGAGGTGGTAAGAAGGAGGAGCTTTGGTTGGCCGTTAATGGCGCTGATGCTAACATGTGCCTTGCTGGTTATGCTGCCTAAAGTGTACTCAGTTCGTTTCATTGTGGGATCGAGATTCGGTTGGACTACCTTCAATAAGGTCAATTACACCAATTGGGTTAAGGACAAACATTTCTACAAGGGCGACTCTCTCT TTTTTGTGTATGACAAGCACATGATGAATGTGCTTGAGCTAAACAAGACAGACTACGAGCAATGCAATACTGGTCATCCACTTCACAATTGGACCACTGGAACAGGAAGGGACATTGTTCCTCTAGACACGACGAAGACCTACTATTTTGCTAGTGGCTATGGATTCTGCTATGGAGGCATGAAAGTGGCTATTCATGTCGAAAAGGCACCTCTACCATCAAAAGCTGCTCCAGTACACAGTGGTTCTACAAATTATATTGCTTACCATGGCTTTTCTGGTTAA
- the LOC107860495 gene encoding chorismate mutase 1, chloroplastic produces the protein MEAQLLRLTTPSITTPFTTKNSRTTSLLPTQNWPPHSVKFQLSNSGSIKHRIRPLQASATSIGEKKRIDETESYTLDGIRNSLIQQEDSIIFSLVERAQYCFNVATYDPDVFVMDGFHGSLVEYIVTETEKLHAKVGRYMSPDEHPFFPKELPEPMLPPMQYPKVLHPVADSININVTIWEMYFKKLLPRLVKEGNDNNYGSTAVCDTLCLQALSKRIHYGKFVAEAKFRASPDVYEAAIKAKDRNGLMDLLTYPTVEEAIKRRVEMKTRTYGQELNRNGPENVGDPVYKIKPSLVAELYGDWIMPLTKEVQVQYLLKRLD, from the exons ATGGAAGCCCAATTGTTAAGACTGACTACTCCTTCCATAACAACCCCGTTTACTACTAAAAATTCAAGAACCACTTCTCTTTTACCCACTCAAAATTGGCCCCCACATTCTGTTAAGTTTCAATTGTCAAATTCAGGGAGTATTAAGCATCGCATTCGACCCCTTCAAGCTTCTGCAACTTCCATCGG ggaaaaaaagagaatagatgaaacagaaagttACACTCTCGATGGTATAAGGAACTCTTTAATTCAGCAAGAAGATAGCATAATATTCAGCCTTGTGGAGAGAGCTCAGTACTGTTTCAATGTGGCTACATATGATCCTGACGTTTTTGTGATGGATGGGTTCCATGGTTCTTTGGTTGAGTACATTGTCACAGAAACTGAAAAGCTTCACGCAAAG GTTGGAAGATACATGAGCCCTGATGAGCACCCGTTCTTCCCAAAAGAATTACCTGAGCCAATGTTGCCACCCATGCAGTACCCAAAG GTTCTGCACCCAGTTGCTGATTCAATAAATATCAATGTCACAATATGGGAAATGTACTTCAAGAAACTTCTGCCAAGATTAGTAAAGGAAGGCAATGATAATAATTATGGATCGACAGCAGTTTGTGATACCCTTTGCTTGCAG GCCTTGTCAAAGAGAATTCATTACGGGAAGTTTGTTGCCGAAGCAAAATTTCGAGCCTCACCAGATGTCTATGAGGCTGCTATAAAAGCAAAG GACAGAAACGGACTGATGGATTTACTCACCTACCCTACCGTTGAAGAAGCCATCAAAAGGAGAGTAGAAATGAAAACAAGAACTTATGGACAGGAACTGAACAGGAATGGACCGGAAAATGTAGGTGACCCGGTGTACAAAATAAAACCGTCCCTAGTTGCTGAATTGTATGGGGACTGGATCATGCCATTGACAAAGGAAGTTCAAGTTCAGTATCTTCTGAAAAGACTGGATTAG